From the Chloroflexota bacterium genome, one window contains:
- a CDS encoding ComEC/Rec2 family competence protein, producing the protein MPRSGWVAAGAVATALGLIAAGSAGIASATGAWCIGAVTLGVLLGSGVFHAAGRRWLAPRTIAIVVGVALVSIRVSVAGGFDPPPAELAASATGSGEWQARVVAVGTPRDGQQVATIELARAGAPPPPRPPLRVAATLPRYPQIRPGLRIDVHGRLDRRPDDEYGRYLERTGVDATLRADRLSVTGDEGDLSAAIEGLRRTGDAALAASLPEPEAGLAAGILIGLRDRVDRELAAAFVGAGVSHVVAISGWNIAIVAASVGALLRRWPRRRRATAILLTIAVYTVLTGASASVLRAAVMAAVVLGARESNRPGRAAVALGWAVTGLVVAGPGLVTDAGFALSAAATGGLMAWATPLTERLRSWRDGRLPDWFCGSVGVSLAAEFATLPIALLWFGRIGIVAPLVNLAVVPLVAPAMATGAIALLGGGLAVAGAPGFLATLIGLPAWVALGLIVAIVRAAAVLPFASVTLEPPSSTALAGVTAVAILAVAGGWPRRVATRFHRTAASPAVERARSGRLSLVGQRSGRQPSGRKPSPRVARVAIAILVAAVAGVGSLAVTRPDGRVRITVLDVGQGDAILVDGDRGSRLLVDGGPDPDRLLVALDANLPPWDRRIDVIILSHPHEDHVAGLATLLARYRIGRVIEPGMRGPGPGYRAWAEELAAQGRVAGRLATGDRFTLDDVGFRVLWPDAGAVPREPADTGTGINNVSIVLLGTFGTERFLLAGDIEEGIDPILLARGVPRVEVLKIAHHGSRTSSTPAFLDATRPRLAVVSVGAKNPYGHPAPATLARIRDRKATLYRTDQDGSVTISLDGTQAVASAARPTPVANVAAGGPGGADREAAIADDPAAGRPLATPILRFACGIVRPTVPERTAVRTPTAVPPTTALVRGPTTVVRSPTAVASAPALPAILALYHRADDGSRVDRRRADRLLLRRRCVLARRRRWDARRPPAIERRSAARSLARRRRDGDRGEDR; encoded by the coding sequence ATGCCGCGGAGCGGCTGGGTCGCGGCCGGTGCGGTCGCCACCGCGCTCGGACTCATCGCGGCCGGCTCCGCCGGGATCGCCTCTGCGACCGGGGCATGGTGCATCGGCGCTGTCACGCTCGGCGTGCTCCTCGGTTCCGGGGTCTTCCACGCCGCCGGCAGGCGGTGGCTCGCCCCGCGCACGATCGCGATCGTCGTCGGGGTCGCGCTCGTCTCGATCCGCGTCTCGGTCGCCGGCGGGTTCGATCCCCCGCCGGCTGAGCTCGCCGCGTCGGCCACCGGCAGCGGGGAGTGGCAGGCTCGGGTGGTCGCCGTCGGGACGCCACGTGACGGACAGCAGGTCGCGACGATCGAGCTGGCGCGAGCTGGCGCGCCGCCACCGCCGCGCCCGCCGCTCCGCGTCGCCGCGACGCTGCCCCGCTATCCGCAAATCCGGCCGGGTCTGCGGATCGATGTCCACGGCCGCCTCGACCGCCGGCCGGACGACGAGTACGGCCGGTACCTCGAACGGACCGGGGTGGACGCCACCCTCCGCGCCGACCGCCTGTCCGTCACCGGCGACGAGGGCGATCTGAGCGCGGCGATCGAGGGTCTTCGCCGGACCGGCGACGCGGCGCTCGCCGCGTCGCTCCCGGAGCCCGAGGCCGGCCTCGCGGCGGGAATCCTCATCGGCCTCCGCGATCGGGTCGATCGCGAGCTCGCGGCGGCCTTCGTCGGGGCCGGGGTCAGCCACGTCGTCGCGATCTCCGGCTGGAACATCGCGATCGTCGCCGCGTCGGTCGGCGCTCTCCTCCGCCGCTGGCCGCGACGGCGCCGGGCGACGGCGATCCTCCTCACGATCGCCGTGTACACCGTCCTCACTGGAGCGTCGGCATCCGTCCTCCGGGCAGCGGTCATGGCGGCTGTCGTCCTCGGAGCACGCGAATCGAACCGCCCGGGGCGGGCTGCGGTGGCACTCGGCTGGGCGGTGACCGGACTCGTCGTCGCCGGGCCAGGTCTCGTGACCGATGCGGGATTCGCCCTGTCGGCGGCCGCGACGGGCGGGCTCATGGCCTGGGCCACGCCGCTCACCGAGCGTCTCCGCAGCTGGCGCGACGGACGCCTGCCGGACTGGTTCTGCGGATCGGTCGGCGTCTCGTTGGCGGCCGAGTTCGCGACGCTGCCGATCGCGCTCCTCTGGTTCGGCCGCATCGGGATCGTCGCGCCGCTCGTCAACCTCGCTGTCGTCCCGCTCGTCGCGCCCGCGATGGCAACCGGGGCGATCGCCCTGCTCGGCGGTGGCCTCGCGGTCGCCGGTGCGCCCGGCTTCCTCGCGACTCTCATCGGGCTCCCGGCGTGGGTCGCCCTCGGCCTCATCGTGGCGATCGTGCGGGCCGCCGCGGTCTTGCCCTTCGCGAGCGTCACACTGGAGCCGCCGTCGAGCACCGCGCTGGCGGGCGTGACCGCGGTCGCGATCCTCGCGGTCGCCGGCGGATGGCCACGGCGGGTGGCCACGCGATTCCATCGGACGGCGGCGAGCCCGGCGGTCGAACGCGCGCGGTCGGGCCGACTCTCGCTCGTCGGCCAGCGGTCGGGGCGCCAGCCGTCCGGCCGCAAGCCGAGCCCCCGCGTTGCACGCGTCGCGATCGCGATCCTCGTGGCCGCCGTCGCGGGAGTCGGGTCGCTGGCGGTCACCCGACCGGACGGCCGGGTCCGCATCACCGTCCTCGACGTCGGCCAGGGCGACGCGATCCTCGTCGACGGCGATCGTGGCTCTCGGCTCCTCGTCGACGGCGGTCCGGACCCGGACCGGCTCCTCGTCGCACTCGACGCGAACCTGCCGCCGTGGGATCGGCGCATCGACGTCATCATCCTCAGCCATCCTCACGAGGACCACGTGGCGGGGCTCGCGACGCTCCTCGCCCGATATCGGATCGGCCGGGTGATAGAGCCGGGGATGCGCGGCCCGGGGCCCGGCTACCGTGCCTGGGCCGAGGAGCTCGCGGCACAGGGACGGGTCGCGGGTCGCCTCGCAACGGGTGATCGGTTCACCCTCGACGACGTCGGGTTCCGCGTCCTCTGGCCGGATGCGGGCGCCGTGCCGCGCGAGCCGGCCGACACGGGCACGGGCATCAACAACGTGTCGATCGTCCTGCTCGGGACATTCGGGACGGAGCGGTTCCTGCTGGCGGGCGACATCGAGGAGGGGATCGATCCGATCCTCCTCGCCCGCGGCGTGCCGCGCGTGGAAGTCCTCAAGATCGCCCATCACGGCAGCCGGACCTCGTCGACGCCCGCGTTCCTCGACGCCACCCGACCACGGCTCGCGGTCGTCTCGGTCGGAGCGAAGAACCCGTACGGTCATCCGGCACCGGCCACCCTGGCCCGGATCCGGGACCGGAAGGCGACGCTCTACCGCACGGATCAGGACGGCTCCGTGACGATCTCCCTCGATGGCACGCAGGCGGTCGCCTCCGCGGCGCGTCCAACGCCGGTCGCGAACGTCGCAGCGGGAGGTCCTGGCGGGGCCGATCGTGAGGCGGCGATCGCCGACGATCCGGCTGCCGGCCGGCCCCTCGCGACGCCGATCCTGCGCTTCGCCTGCGGCATCGTCCGCCCGACTGTCCCCGAGCGGACGGCCGTCCGGACCCCCACCGCCGTGCCGCCGACGACCGCCCTCGTGCGCGGGCCGACCACGGTGGTGCGCAGCCCGACGGCCGTCGCATCGGCGCCCGCTCTGCCAGCGATCCTCGCCCTGTACCATCGGGCCGATGACGGGTCCCGGGTCGATCGCCGCCGCGCCGATCGCCTACTTCTACGGCGACGATGCGTACTCGCTCGACGTCGCCGCTGGGACGCTCGCCGACCGCCAGCGATCGAGCGGCGGTCCGCCGCTCGATCGCTGGCGCGTCGCCGGCGTGACGGCGACCGCGGCGAGGATCGCTGA
- the rsfS gene encoding ribosome silencing factor → MVEVAEDKKASDIVLLDIGSLTTLADHFVICSGGSERQLEAIADGIVEALRADGIRPIGREGVAASHWVLVDFGSVIVHVFTPPERDYYELEKHWSEAKTILRVQ, encoded by the coding sequence ATCGTCGAGGTGGCCGAGGACAAGAAGGCCTCGGACATCGTGCTCCTCGACATCGGCAGCCTGACCACGCTGGCCGATCATTTCGTCATCTGCTCGGGCGGGTCCGAGCGACAGCTCGAGGCGATCGCGGACGGGATCGTCGAGGCCCTCCGCGCCGACGGTATCCGCCCGATCGGCCGGGAGGGCGTGGCCGCCTCGCACTGGGTCCTCGTGGACTTCGGGTCGGTGATCGTCCACGTCTTCACTCCGCCGGAGCGCGACTACTACGAGCTCGAGAAGCACTGGTCCGAGGCGAAGACGATCCTTCGCGTCCAGTGA
- the nadD gene encoding nicotinate (nicotinamide) nucleotide adenylyltransferase has product MSEAPGPAAVVPGRLGILGGTFDPVHVGHLAVAIAAREALGLERVLFVPARIPPHRSSAPGASAEDRAAMVALAIAGDHALGLSPLELDRDGPSFTVDTVEALATAERAAGRQPDLWFLLSAEAFDGFLDWQAPERILAAVRLAVLPRDGHGPPDVDAVLRAHSEAAGRIVALDGPHLGLSASEIRDRIARGLSVRYLVPDAVSAYIADHGLYRAGYSPDPATPSAPSAPSAWTLRTGGTASS; this is encoded by the coding sequence ATGAGCGAAGCGCCCGGACCGGCGGCCGTCGTTCCGGGCCGGCTCGGGATCCTCGGCGGCACCTTCGATCCGGTCCACGTGGGACATCTCGCCGTCGCGATCGCGGCTCGCGAGGCACTCGGACTCGAGCGTGTCCTGTTCGTCCCGGCTCGCATCCCCCCGCACCGCTCGAGCGCTCCAGGGGCGAGCGCGGAGGATCGGGCCGCGATGGTCGCACTCGCGATCGCCGGCGATCACGCGTTGGGCCTCTCGCCGCTCGAGCTCGACCGGGATGGGCCGTCGTTCACGGTCGACACGGTGGAGGCGCTCGCGACCGCGGAACGGGCCGCGGGCCGGCAGCCGGACCTGTGGTTCCTCCTCTCGGCCGAGGCGTTCGACGGCTTCCTCGACTGGCAGGCGCCCGAGCGGATCCTCGCCGCCGTCCGACTCGCCGTCCTTCCTCGCGATGGGCATGGCCCGCCGGACGTCGACGCGGTCCTGCGGGCCCACTCGGAGGCCGCCGGCCGGATCGTCGCCCTCGACGGGCCGCACCTCGGGCTGTCCGCCTCGGAGATCCGGGACCGGATCGCCCGCGGCCTGTCCGTTCGATATCTCGTCCCGGATGCGGTATCGGCGTACATCGCGGACCATGGGCTCTACCGGGCGGGATACTCGCCCGACCCGGCCACGCCGTCCGCGCCGTCCGCGCCGTCGGCGTGGACACTGCGCACAGGAGGAACCGCCAGCTCGTGA